The following proteins come from a genomic window of Streptomyces liliiviolaceus:
- a CDS encoding tetratricopeptide repeat protein: MAAKITYAVTAAVLVVYFVLVGSRGVMLIQHGTLLTVAFGVAVLVLPVIGVWFLWKNTQFVKRANRLATELDAEGGLPVDELARTPAGRIDRDSADEVFARRKAETEEAPDDWRSWFRLAIAYHDARDTPRARKAMQHAIALHDGKPVRA; the protein is encoded by the coding sequence ATGGCCGCGAAAATCACGTACGCCGTCACGGCCGCCGTCCTGGTCGTCTACTTCGTCCTGGTCGGCAGCCGCGGGGTGATGCTCATCCAGCACGGCACCCTGCTCACCGTCGCCTTCGGTGTCGCCGTCCTCGTCCTGCCGGTGATCGGCGTCTGGTTCCTCTGGAAGAACACCCAGTTCGTGAAGCGGGCCAACCGGCTCGCCACCGAGCTGGACGCCGAGGGCGGGCTGCCCGTCGACGAGCTGGCGCGTACCCCGGCCGGCCGTATCGACCGGGACTCCGCCGACGAGGTCTTCGCCCGGCGCAAGGCCGAGACGGAGGAGGCTCCCGACGACTGGCGCAGCTGGTTCCGTCTGGCGATCGCCTACCACGACGCCCGTGACACCCCACGGGCCCGCAAGGCGATGCAGCACGCGATCGCCCTCCACGACGGCAAGCCCGTACGGGCCTGA